From Solanum lycopersicum chromosome 8, SLM_r2.1, the proteins below share one genomic window:
- the LOC104645255 gene encoding meiotic recombination protein DMC1 homolog, protein MMHMKKREAVVSNTTRSQSLDNVLRGGKKETSAITKPFGESRSGKTQLPDTLCVSIRLKQGMVFSLVLHLSAGKTSRRSSL, encoded by the exons ATGATGCATATGAAGAAG AGGGAGGCAGTTGTTAGCAACACAACTAGAAGCCAATCTTTGGACAATGTCTTGAGAG GAGGGAAGAAAGAAACTTCAGCAATCACTAAACCTTTTGGTGAATCTAG ATCTGGAAAGACACAACTTCCGGATACTCTCTGTGTGTCTATCAG GCTGAAGCAGGGGATGGTTTTTTCCTTAGTCCTCCACTTATCCGCTGGGAAAACATCAAGAAGAAGTTCTTTGTAG